A genomic stretch from Sulfoacidibacillus ferrooxidans includes:
- a CDS encoding glycosyl hydrolase family 18 protein, whose amino-acid sequence MYVYSVKKGDTTATVAKMHFIREQELRQINGLTSSKLTPGLNLIIPGKPSTLVHHTVGAGESLTSIARQYDVTVAAVAGTNGLSDHAKLEMGQILFVPVPMKTKREIEVNGYLIPSGTSADRSTVATSGQLTYATIFSYHANFKGDLIPLSANDALSALDQHGVLPLLSVTNYDGTAFSPDLAHTIIHSSDLSTKLFESIEKSLEKETYRGVNIDFEHLQPDDRSAYNAFIRKLADRMHQKGYSVSIALGPKTKNEPNAAWMGAFDYETLGSLVDFIMLMTYEWGWVGGPPMAIAPLNQVRAVLEYAISVIPREKILMGIPTYGYDWDIPDTKNNLATGISPLGAQNLAIDNEATIRFDIMSASPMFRYRVGDQEHEVWYEDAKSILAKFHLVYDMQLRGISFWVLGQPFPQLYDLVTETFHVKK is encoded by the coding sequence TACAGTCGCAAAGATGCACTTTATTCGCGAGCAAGAACTACGTCAAATCAATGGACTAACTAGCTCAAAACTCACCCCTGGCCTCAATTTAATCATTCCCGGTAAACCAAGTACACTTGTACATCACACAGTAGGCGCCGGTGAAAGTTTAACATCTATCGCTCGCCAATATGATGTGACTGTGGCAGCTGTGGCTGGTACAAATGGTCTATCAGACCATGCAAAACTGGAAATGGGCCAAATTCTCTTTGTACCTGTGCCCATGAAAACAAAACGGGAGATTGAAGTGAACGGCTATCTCATCCCATCTGGAACAAGTGCAGATCGGAGCACGGTGGCAACGTCTGGTCAATTAACCTATGCAACGATATTTAGCTACCATGCGAACTTTAAAGGGGACTTAATACCCCTATCCGCTAATGATGCACTTAGTGCTCTCGATCAACATGGTGTGCTACCTTTGTTGTCCGTCACAAATTATGACGGTACGGCATTTAGTCCTGATTTGGCTCATACAATTATCCATTCATCTGACCTTTCCACGAAATTATTTGAGTCTATTGAAAAAAGTTTGGAAAAAGAAACATATCGCGGTGTCAATATTGACTTTGAACATTTGCAACCTGACGATCGTTCAGCATATAACGCGTTTATTCGAAAACTCGCTGATCGTATGCATCAAAAAGGCTATAGTGTATCGATCGCCTTGGGCCCCAAAACAAAAAATGAGCCTAATGCAGCGTGGATGGGAGCTTTTGATTACGAGACACTCGGATCACTGGTCGACTTTATAATGTTGATGACTTATGAGTGGGGTTGGGTAGGCGGACCTCCCATGGCAATAGCCCCACTTAACCAAGTACGTGCAGTGCTAGAATATGCAATATCAGTCATTCCACGAGAAAAAATATTAATGGGGATTCCTACTTATGGTTATGATTGGGACATACCAGATACTAAAAATAATCTGGCGACAGGCATTTCTCCATTAGGTGCTCAAAATCTAGCCATTGATAACGAAGCAACCATTCGCTTTGATATCATGTCCGCAAGTCCAATGTTCCGTTATCGAGTAGGGGATCAAGAACATGAGGTATGGTATGAGGATGCTAAATCGATTCTAGCTAAATTTCATCTTGTATACGACATGCAGTTACGTGGCATTAGTTTCTGGGTTCTTGGTCAACCATTCCCCCAACTCTATGATTTAGTTACTGAGACCTTTCATGTAAAAAAATGA
- a CDS encoding anti-sigma factor produces the protein MTQEDNWCSLCELYVLGGLESDEKRSFEEHLSDCKECQDRVRDIEGLSDQLLVYYQNVEVPEGMRSRVLQHVFANDEPAPIKDVQTTPIFHHQSSSRSRFKISTWPSVAAVAVIALLVVGISQIHDRTVVPSSPLGTVMQSEALSPTAVMNQASAKLWITGSATTAKDLYMKFSGLAPVVGSQVYQVWLVEPTKSGASIYSCGIFKPNSKGEAIFASKIPQSHYSVIAVTLEPRSTDVTPLGPKVLVGAVNV, from the coding sequence TTGACGCAAGAGGACAACTGGTGCTCATTGTGTGAACTATACGTACTTGGCGGCCTTGAATCAGATGAGAAGCGCTCGTTTGAGGAGCACTTATCAGATTGTAAAGAGTGTCAAGATCGAGTGAGAGATATCGAAGGTTTGAGCGATCAGCTCTTAGTATACTATCAAAATGTAGAAGTACCAGAGGGCATGCGTTCGAGAGTTTTACAACATGTGTTTGCAAATGATGAGCCAGCACCTATTAAAGATGTACAGACAACGCCAATTTTTCATCATCAATCAAGTTCTAGAAGTCGTTTTAAAATATCAACTTGGCCGTCAGTGGCTGCAGTCGCTGTGATCGCACTACTTGTAGTTGGCATTTCACAAATTCATGATCGCACAGTAGTACCCAGTTCTCCTTTAGGTACAGTCATGCAAAGTGAAGCTCTTTCACCGACTGCAGTGATGAACCAAGCGTCAGCTAAGCTGTGGATTACTGGCTCTGCAACGACAGCGAAAGATTTGTATATGAAATTTTCTGGTCTTGCGCCCGTGGTAGGTTCACAAGTCTATCAGGTTTGGTTAGTTGAACCTACAAAATCAGGAGCTTCTATTTATTCGTGTGGAATATTTAAACCAAACTCAAAAGGGGAAGCTATTTTTGCTTCAAAGATCCCCCAATCTCACTACTCAGTAATCGCAGTTACATTGGAACCGCGATCAACAGATGTCACTCCGCTTGGTCCAAAAGTATTAGTTGGTGCCGTGAACGTGTAG
- a CDS encoding Type 1 glutamine amidotransferase-like domain-containing protein, which produces MKQIIALGGGGFSMEPENSLLDHYILSQSKKPRPRICFVGTASGDSEHYIHKFYTSFEKYECQPSHLSLFKPPTTDLESYILEKDIIFVGGGNTKNLLALWREWHLDQIMVQAWEQGIVLSGVSAGSICWFEEGLTDSFGSELQPLTCLGLLSGSNCPHYDGEAMRRPTYQRFIASGEIAPGIAADDGVALHFIDRNLHSIVSSRQAASAYSLQQENGHAVEVRLDTLFLGTP; this is translated from the coding sequence TTGAAACAAATTATAGCTTTAGGTGGTGGTGGATTTTCAATGGAACCGGAAAATTCATTACTCGATCACTATATATTATCTCAGAGTAAGAAACCGCGCCCTAGAATCTGCTTTGTAGGTACTGCAAGTGGTGATAGTGAACATTATATACATAAATTTTATACATCTTTTGAAAAATACGAGTGTCAGCCATCTCACTTATCTTTGTTTAAACCCCCGACAACTGACTTAGAATCTTACATATTGGAAAAAGATATTATATTTGTTGGTGGTGGGAATACAAAAAATTTACTTGCCTTATGGCGCGAATGGCATCTTGATCAGATCATGGTACAAGCGTGGGAGCAAGGAATTGTATTATCAGGTGTTAGCGCAGGTTCTATCTGTTGGTTTGAAGAAGGTTTAACAGATTCGTTTGGTTCTGAACTGCAACCTTTGACATGTCTTGGACTTTTATCAGGAAGTAATTGTCCTCACTATGATGGGGAAGCAATGCGTAGACCCACCTATCAGCGATTCATAGCAAGTGGTGAGATTGCTCCAGGGATCGCAGCGGATGATGGAGTTGCTCTTCATTTTATCGATCGTAACCTGCACTCGATAGTCAGCTCACGACAAGCAGCTAGTGCATACTCTTTGCAACAAGAAAATGGACATGCTGTGGAAGTTCGATTAGATACTTTATTTTTAGGTACACCATAA
- a CDS encoding MaoC/PaaZ C-terminal domain-containing protein has product MFYKPYGDYQVGETWTSFGRTITETDVVSFAGLSGDFFSLHIDDEYARTTQFGRRIAHGMLILSISTGLLHFEPGIIAAFYGIDHLRFTGPTFIGDTVHVKATITDLQDRRENQGVVTILHEIIKQTGEIVITGNLKLLLNRVNYA; this is encoded by the coding sequence GTGTTTTATAAACCTTATGGAGACTATCAAGTAGGTGAGACGTGGACTTCCTTTGGGAGGACCATTACTGAAACAGATGTTGTTTCGTTTGCAGGACTAAGTGGTGATTTCTTTTCATTGCATATAGATGATGAGTATGCTCGAACAACCCAGTTTGGACGCCGGATTGCTCATGGAATGCTCATTCTTTCTATTTCTACAGGATTACTGCACTTTGAACCTGGGATCATTGCTGCATTTTATGGGATTGATCACTTGCGATTTACAGGACCTACATTTATTGGTGATACTGTTCACGTCAAGGCAACCATTACTGATTTGCAAGACCGTCGAGAGAATCAGGGTGTAGTTACTATTTTACATGAGATTATCAAGCAAACCGGGGAAATTGTTATTACTGGAAATTTGAAACTGTTATTAAACCGTGTAAACTATGCATAA
- a CDS encoding twin-arginine translocase TatA/TatE family subunit, whose translation MRTSVLWQSYHTGEVIHVFSNIGIPGVILIVVFALILFGPAKLPELGRAMGKTLKEFKSATHELTSEAPVTMATVVPVEIAKTPVHSGVETPAQDVTEG comes from the coding sequence GTGAGAACGTCCGTACTCTGGCAGTCCTATCATACTGGGGAGGTCATTCATGTGTTTTCTAATATCGGTATACCAGGCGTTATTCTCATCGTCGTTTTTGCACTGATCTTATTTGGCCCAGCCAAGCTCCCTGAATTAGGAAGAGCCATGGGTAAAACACTCAAAGAATTTAAATCAGCCACCCACGAATTAACCAGTGAAGCACCAGTCACCATGGCCACCGTGGTCCCGGTCGAGATCGCCAAAACTCCCGTACACAGTGGGGTCGAAACGCCTGCCCAAGATGTGACAGAAGGATGA
- a CDS encoding ferritin-like domain-containing protein produces MEDQNKRTSRRHFLKQAGFVSASVALGGFGLLDGDAFAATSTDTVQSIIDAALTAELLATTFYYTGLHSPIGVLLNSNNKPYLQGALGAEYYHVELLKGAGAQSSFTNFYFPSGTFASSETFLTILEALEGTFIKAYLAAVYQFGGPLKQPALAQLAAEIMGVECEHRVLGHEIAGLNVPNDFYLEESGGTSVAAIAAGLAPFVTPNQFPGGSDGPYALPSSWQVKEAVGSNGGWNPNNKKPLTQQQIHNG; encoded by the coding sequence GTGGAAGACCAAAACAAACGCACATCACGTAGACATTTTTTAAAGCAAGCCGGTTTCGTCAGTGCTTCTGTAGCTCTTGGAGGTTTTGGATTACTGGATGGTGACGCCTTTGCTGCAACATCGACGGACACCGTCCAGAGTATTATTGATGCTGCTTTGACTGCTGAACTGTTAGCTACTACATTTTATTATACCGGTTTGCATTCTCCAATAGGTGTTTTACTCAATAGTAATAACAAACCCTATCTTCAAGGTGCTCTCGGTGCTGAATATTACCACGTTGAACTTTTAAAAGGGGCGGGCGCTCAATCGTCTTTTACCAACTTTTATTTCCCTAGTGGTACCTTTGCTTCTAGCGAAACCTTCTTAACGATCCTCGAAGCATTAGAAGGCACTTTCATTAAAGCCTATCTTGCTGCCGTCTATCAATTTGGAGGGCCTTTAAAACAACCTGCCCTCGCTCAATTGGCTGCTGAAATTATGGGGGTCGAGTGTGAGCATCGCGTCTTAGGCCACGAAATTGCCGGTCTGAACGTACCTAACGACTTTTACCTTGAAGAATCAGGTGGTACTTCTGTTGCCGCCATTGCCGCTGGGTTAGCTCCCTTTGTTACACCCAACCAATTCCCTGGTGGTTCAGATGGTCCTTATGCTCTCCCCTCCTCTTGGCAAGTCAAAGAGGCTGTCGGTTCTAACGGCGGGTGGAATCCCAATAACAAAAAACCACTCACACAACAACAAATTCACAACGGATAA
- a CDS encoding RNA polymerase sigma factor, producing the protein MADEHLLAQIALNDRTALETLYDRYERMVFSFALRCVNDRHIAEEVVQDVFTKIWKGAESYHSNQAKVTTWMLTITRRVAIDYYRKSTRRGDHLHLQSDDWLQLAATDKGPDVRTEESDLRNAVFDAMGSLSNDQRVTIERMYYLGQTQREIAEELGVPLGTVKGRIRLALAHLRERLSSKGWGDTP; encoded by the coding sequence TTGGCGGATGAACATTTACTCGCGCAAATTGCGCTAAATGACCGAACTGCTCTAGAAACGCTATATGATCGGTATGAGCGAATGGTATTTAGCTTTGCGTTACGCTGTGTCAATGACCGTCATATAGCTGAAGAAGTGGTTCAAGATGTTTTTACGAAAATATGGAAAGGTGCAGAATCGTATCATTCCAATCAGGCTAAAGTAACTACATGGATGTTAACTATTACACGCCGCGTGGCGATTGACTATTATCGCAAATCAACACGTCGCGGAGATCATCTTCACTTACAGTCTGATGATTGGCTTCAATTAGCTGCTACGGATAAAGGGCCAGACGTAAGGACAGAAGAATCAGATTTGCGAAATGCAGTTTTTGATGCAATGGGGTCACTTTCGAATGATCAAAGAGTAACAATTGAGCGTATGTACTATTTAGGGCAGACTCAAAGGGAAATTGCTGAAGAACTTGGTGTGCCACTAGGAACGGTCAAAGGCAGAATTCGGCTTGCGCTGGCTCACTTACGGGAGAGGCTTTCGTCGAAAGGATGGGGGGATACGCCTTGA